A window of the Brassica napus cultivar Da-Ae chromosome C5, Da-Ae, whole genome shotgun sequence genome harbors these coding sequences:
- the LOC125587057 gene encoding uncharacterized protein LOC125587057, whose translation MAWVSWDKMTQPKVKGGLNFKDFQSFNDAFLAKLSWRLIHNPSCLLSRVLMGKYCPETSFLQATHKSVESHGLRGLLIGRDLIYNNSGWAVGNGKSIKIWSDAWLSYTDQAIPMGPAPANKLDLTVDCLLLPDGSDWNREAIRSLLPHEESRILSLKPSRTGAPDKLIWLGTESGEYTTKSGYQKALENSADPEEVQPAETFDWNSGVWKLHIAPKIKMFLWKIFRGALPVGESLAICNITSALNCKRCNTPESTNHLFLHCGIAQKAWKLASFSNCIDTRGMVDLAGAWPTLCKETCLPPTGITSGQLAPWILCFIWLARNDHVFNNKDTTPEAIITKATVAAREWLTEQSPTQGDQTKGAPTPTSHSALNRNASSTRIQSDAAWPQDLQLAGLGWVMDRGENRSSFLAHCHYVNSPLIAEALALREALICCIEKGILHVYCESDSLKLVKTLNKEPPTVELYGIVADILYLSEAFESISFVWIKRCKNRDADALAKQALWNESSVMAPLNFGV comes from the coding sequence ATGGCTTGGGTCTCTTGGGATAAAATGACCCAACCAAAGGTCAAAGGAGGCTTGAATTTTAAGGATTTCCAGAGCTTCAATGATGCTTTTCTAGCAAAGCTCAGCTGGAGATTAATCCACAACCCATCATGCCTTTTGAGTCGGGTTCTGATGGGAAAATATTGCCCAGAAACCTCTTTCCTGCAGGCCACACACAAATCAGTGGAGTCTCACGGCTTGCGGGGACTTTTAATTGGCAGAGACCTTATCTACAACAACTCGGGATGGGCCGTGGGCAATGGCAAGTCAATAAAAATCTGGAGCGATGCATGGCTAAGCTACACAGACCAAGCTATACCTATGGGACCAGCGCCGGCAAATAAATTGGACCTCACAGTAGACTGCCTCCTCTTACCCGATGGGTCCGACTGGAACAGAGAGGCTATAAGAAGCTTGTTACCGCACGAAGAGAGCAGAATCCTAAGCTTAAAGCCGAGCAGAACCGGTGCCCCAGACAAGCTCATCTGGTTGGGAACTGAATCAGGAGAGTACACGACCAAGTCAGGATACCAAAAGGCACTAGAGAACTCAGCAGACCCGGAAGAGGTACAACCTGCAGAGACGTTTGACTGGAACTCTGGAGTTTGGAAACTGCATATAGCACCGAAGATCAAGATGTTTCTATGGAAAATTTTCCGTGGAGCTTTACCTGTAGGAGAAAGCTTGGCAATATGCAACATAACTAGCGCCCTCAACTGTAAGAGATGTAACACCCCAGAATCTACCAATCATCTGTTCCTTCACTGCGGGATAGCACAAAAGGCATGGAAGCTAGCCTCATTCTCAAACTGCATTGACACTAGAGGAATGGTAGATTTAGCTGGTGCTTGGCCTACGCTTTGCAAAGAGACCTGCCTTCCGCCTACAGGCATAACATCAGGCCAACTGGCCCCTTGGATACTTTGCTTTATTTGGTTGGCAAGGAATGATCATGTCTTTAACAACAAGGACACAACCCCGGAGGCAATCATCACCAAGGCTACAGTAGCGGCTCGAGAATGGCTGACAGAACAGAGCCCAACCCAAGGGGATCAAACCAAAGGAGCTCCCACTCCAACAAGTCACTCTGCTCTCAACCGTAACGCCAGCTCAACCCGAATCCAATCTGATGCTGCTTGGCCCCAGGATCTACAACTAGCGGGACTAGGCTGGGTGATGGATAGGGGTGAGAATAGAAGCTCATTCCTAGCTCATTGCCATTATGTTAATTCCCCACTGATAGCCGAGGCATTGGCCCTTCGAGAAGCTCTAATATGCTGCATTGAAAAGGGAATCCTTCATGTATACTGCGAGTCAGACTCCCTCAAACTGGTTAAAACGCTCAACAAAGAACCTCCGACGGTGGAACTGTATGGCATTGTTGCTGATATACTCTATTTATCAGAAGCCTTTGAATCTATTTCTTTTGTTTGGATCAAACGTTGTAAGAATAGAGATGCTGATGCTCTGGCAAAGCAGGCTCTCTGGAATGAATCCTCTGTAATGGCTCCCCTGAATTTTGGAGTTTAA